The Bdellovibrionales bacterium CG10_big_fil_rev_8_21_14_0_10_45_34 sequence CTAAATCATTCTGAATCATCATTGTTGCTATCAGGCTTGTTGTTGTTGTCTTTCCGTGAGTACCACCGACTGCAATTCCTCTTTTTAATCGCATGACTTCGTGGAGGACTTCCGCACGGCCAATCGTGGGAATGCCTCTTTCTTTGGCGTCGACGAGCTCAGGGTTAGAGAATTTCACGGCACTACTAAATACAACTACGTCAGCATCTTTAACATTTCTACGATCGTGACCAATAGAAATGGGAATACCCACTTCACGTAGCCTCGCAGTCTGAGCCCCTTCACTCACATCCGACCCCGAAACTTTTACTCCCATGTTGTGAAGGAGCTCGGCAAGACCGCTCATTCCGATCCCCCCGATTCCTACGAAATGCATTCTATATTTTGAAATTCTCACTTTTTTGCAATCTCCACTAATTTTAAGACAATATCTTCCGCCGCCTGCGGAAATGCAAACCGAGAGAACCTCTGCCCCATTTCGTCAAAATGCTCTTTTTGACTCTTCCATTTGCGAATAAGAGACTTAATCGATTCGGGCGAAAAATCTCTTTGCTCAATCATCTCGGCAGCACCTACTTTTACAACTTCTTGCGCATTTTTTTTCTGATGGTCGTCGGCTGCGGTGGGAAGCGGAACAAATATCGCTGGTTTTTGGCACATAGCAAGCTCACCCACTGTTCCTGCTCCTGCTCGGCAAATCACTAAGTCTGCCCAGTCATAGTAATCCGACATGGGGTCCAAAAACTGATGGACCTTCACTCTCGGATGATCTTTCAAACCATTGTAAACTTTTTGATAATCTAGCTTCCCAGTTTGCAAGACGACTCGTGCCCCATCATTCCACGACTGATCCGGCTCACTAAAAGCTCGAAGTGCTATCTCATTTAGGGGGCGCGCGCCCTGACTACCTCCAAAAATGAGTAGATGCATTTCTGGACTTGGCGTTCGCACCTTTGGCTTCATTGCTTTTCTCAAAGGTACGCCA is a genomic window containing:
- the murG gene encoding undecaprenyldiphospho-muramoylpentapeptide beta-N-acetylglucosaminyltransferase, giving the protein MKLNRSKGNIKIMIAGGGTGGHLYPALAIAEHARDAIGAEVLFVGTRAGIEARVIPEKGFSIYYIKIGSLARESLLRKLTSLIAIPLALLHSVFLLLKLRPNVVLGVGGYASGPTLLMASFLGFPCALWDSNAHPGKTNRILSRFVRHAFLYFQRSGEFLSSPHKYFFGVPLRKAMKPKVRTPSPEMHLLIFGGSQGARPLNEIALRAFSEPDQSWNDGARVVLQTGKLDYQKVYNGLKDHPRVKVHQFLDPMSDYYDWADLVICRAGAGTVGELAMCQKPAIFVPLPTAADDHQKKNAQEVVKVGAAEMIEQRDFSPESIKSLIRKWKSQKEHFDEMGQRFSRFAFPQAAEDIVLKLVEIAKK